One genomic region from Argentina anserina chromosome 2, drPotAnse1.1, whole genome shotgun sequence encodes:
- the LOC126782865 gene encoding protein trichome birefringence-like 13, which produces MASRDHSHSSNQTKKVPLFLPLLSLLLFISIFAVLSSIRTTTSSAPSLPHHSLQFRRSDPPRSCDYSHGSWIHEPSASPNYDHTCKEIFRGWNCISSNKSNGLQLTKWRWKPKGCDLPPFDPVSFLHTHRDTSIGLIGDSLNRNMFVSLFCSLKSVSSEVKKWRPVGADRGFTFLEYNVTLAYHRTNLLARYGRWSANANGGVLESLGYKEGYRVDVDIPAETWAESLSFHDILIFNTGHWWWAPAKFDPIMSPLLMFENGQPVDPPVLPDVGLDMVLKHMVTFVEKRLKPGAIKFFRTQSPRHFEGGDWNQGGSCNRQNPLLPEQVEELFSLKNNGTNVEARLVNQHLSKILEGSGFHILDITHLSEFRADAHPSTAGGKKHDDCMHWCLPGITDTWNDLFIAQLNNVKLRTK; this is translated from the exons ATGGCATCGAGAGACCACTCTCACTcctcaaaccaaaccaaaaaagtccctctcttcctccctctcctctctctcctcctcttCATCTCCATCTTCGCCGTCCTCTCCTCCATCCgaaccaccacctcctccgcCCCTTCCCTACCTCACCACTCCCTCCAATTCCGCCGATCCGACCCGCCCCGGTCCTGCGACTACTCCCATGGATCCTGGATCCACGAACCCAGCGCCTCCCCCAACTACGACCACACCTGCAAGGAGATCTTCAGAGGCTGGAATTGCATCTCCAGCAACAAATCCAACGGCCTCCAGCTCACCAAGTGGCGCTGGAAGCCGAAGGGCTGCGATCTCCCGCCGTTCGATCCCGTTAGCTTCCTCCACACTCACAGAGACACCAGCATTG GTTTGATTGGTGATTCCTTGAACCGGAATATGTTTGTTTCGCTCTTCTGCTCGCTGAAGAGCGTGTCGAGTGAGGTGAAGAAGTGGCGGCCGGTTGGCGCTGACCGGGGGTTTACATTTCTCGAGTACAATGTTACGCTGGCGTATCACCGGACGAATCTTTTGGCTCGTTACGGTAG GTGGTCggctaatgctaatggtgggGTGCTGGAATCTCTTGGATATAAAGAGGGTTATAGAGTTGATGTTGACATTCCGGCAGAGACATGGGCAGAGTCTCTAAGCTTTCATGACATTCTGATTTTCAACACAGGACACTG GTGGTGGGCTCCTGCAAAGTTCGACCCCATAATGTCGCCTTTGCTTATGTTTGAAAATGGTCAACCCGTGGATCCTCCTGTACTTCCTGATGTTGGCCTTGATATGGTTTTAAAACACATG GTAACGTTTGTGGAGAAGAGACTGAAGCCTGGTGCAATCAAATTCTTTCGTACTCAATCACCTAGGCATTTTGAAGGAGGTGACTGGAACCAAGGTGGTTCTTGTAACCGTCAAAACCCTTTATTGCCAGAGCAG GTTGAAGAACTCTTCTCATTGAAGAATAATGGAACAAATGTGGAGGCACGACTCGTAAATCAACACCTTTCCAAGATTCTTGAGGGGTCAGGTTTCCATATTTTGGACATAACCCACCTGAGTGAGTTCAGAGCAGATGCCCATCCATCCACAGCTGGTGGGAAGAAGCACGATGATTGTATGCACTGGTGTTTACCAGGAATAACAGATACTTGGAATGACTTGTTCATAGCACAACTAAATAATGTCAAATTGAGAACAAAGTAA